In Reichenbachiella agarivorans, one genomic interval encodes:
- a CDS encoding glycoside hydrolase family 16 protein, with the protein MRRLASYWMLGLGLLGSCMSATDGKEKKYNSLVWSDEFDYTGAPDTTKWTYDLGNGCPNSCGWGNNELQHYTSDLKNSYVQDGKLTIVLLQDETIDSLFTSARLLSTGNMGWKYGRFEFRAKLPSALGTWSALWMLPTEWKYGGWPHSGEIDIMENVGYDPDSVVSATHTGMYNGAQGTQKHTAIAVPDCDTAFHNYILEWDEDEYRVYVDEELFFVYQNEKKSSAQWPYDQNFRLIMNIAFGGNWGGLKGIDPSALPVKMEVDYVRVYQ; encoded by the coding sequence ATGAGAAGATTAGCAAGTTATTGGATGCTGGGCTTGGGGCTATTAGGGTCTTGTATGTCAGCTACAGATGGCAAGGAGAAAAAGTATAACTCTCTGGTATGGTCAGATGAGTTTGACTATACGGGAGCTCCCGACACTACCAAATGGACCTATGATTTAGGAAACGGATGCCCCAATTCCTGTGGGTGGGGCAACAATGAATTGCAGCATTATACCAGTGATTTGAAAAATTCCTATGTACAAGATGGAAAGCTGACCATTGTGCTGCTACAAGATGAAACTATTGATAGCCTCTTCACTTCAGCGAGACTGTTATCTACAGGCAACATGGGCTGGAAATATGGTCGCTTTGAGTTTCGTGCCAAACTACCTTCTGCGTTGGGGACTTGGTCAGCATTGTGGATGCTTCCGACCGAATGGAAGTACGGAGGATGGCCACACAGTGGAGAGATTGACATCATGGAAAACGTAGGTTACGATCCAGATAGTGTGGTGTCAGCCACGCATACCGGTATGTACAATGGGGCTCAAGGTACGCAAAAGCACACCGCAATTGCAGTTCCAGATTGTGATACAGCTTTTCATAATTACATCTTGGAATGGGACGAAGACGAATACAGAGTTTATGTAGATGAGGAGCTATTTTTTGTTTATCAAAACGAAAAGAAGTCATCGGCACAATGGCCGTATGACCAAAATTTTCGCTTGATCATGAACATAGCCTTTGGGGGCAACTGGGGTGGTTTGAAAGGGATAGATCCGTCAGCCCTGCCAGTCAAAATGGAAGTGGATTATGTACGGGTATATCAATGA
- a CDS encoding glycoside hydrolase family 16 protein, translating into MMKFYIPILFAFLFLISCEEEGDGTDTTDPSNLVVEITVSEDGSGRVDIVATGDHVTQYQYYMGEDPDSYEFSLDGKLSYTYSTFGIYEIEVRAYGEAGRYISKSEEVNIIIGDEGGSIDLEDGYSTPTSYEGMTLVWNDEFNGTKLNTADWSYEIGTGSGGWGNNELQYYRQENTTVGDGVLTITAKKESFQGREYTSSRLVTYKKQEFTYGRVDIRALLPKGQGLWPALWMLGANYQTVTWPACGEIDIMELVGGTSRDNEVHGTVHWDNNGSYASYGKGTKLSSGDFADEYHVFSIIWDESKIVWYVDDKQFNVIDITPANLSEFHNDYFFIMNIAVGGNWPGSPNSSTVFPQTMKVDYIRIFQDNI; encoded by the coding sequence ATGATGAAATTCTACATACCCATACTATTTGCATTCCTATTTTTAATCTCCTGCGAGGAAGAAGGGGATGGAACGGACACTACCGATCCTTCCAATCTAGTTGTTGAGATCACCGTCTCCGAAGACGGTTCTGGGCGAGTGGATATAGTCGCTACAGGAGACCATGTGACCCAGTACCAATACTACATGGGTGAAGACCCAGACTCGTACGAGTTTAGTTTGGATGGCAAGTTGTCCTATACCTATTCGACCTTTGGCATCTATGAGATAGAGGTCAGAGCCTATGGTGAGGCAGGACGCTACATTAGCAAAAGTGAAGAAGTCAATATTATAATCGGTGATGAGGGTGGATCAATTGATTTGGAGGATGGTTATTCTACGCCCACGAGTTATGAGGGTATGACTTTGGTATGGAATGATGAATTTAACGGTACAAAATTAAATACTGCCGATTGGAGCTATGAAATAGGTACAGGTAGTGGAGGTTGGGGCAATAATGAACTGCAGTACTACCGTCAAGAAAACACGACCGTGGGTGATGGAGTCTTAACTATCACCGCCAAAAAGGAATCTTTCCAAGGGCGAGAATACACCTCATCGAGATTGGTAACATACAAAAAACAGGAGTTTACTTATGGTAGAGTAGATATCAGAGCATTATTACCCAAAGGGCAAGGGTTGTGGCCTGCACTCTGGATGCTTGGTGCCAATTATCAGACGGTGACATGGCCAGCTTGTGGAGAGATTGATATCATGGAGTTGGTCGGAGGAACCAGTCGTGACAATGAAGTCCACGGAACTGTACATTGGGACAACAACGGGTCTTATGCCAGTTATGGCAAAGGAACCAAGCTGTCATCTGGGGATTTCGCAGATGAGTACCACGTATTTTCTATAATATGGGATGAAAGCAAGATTGTTTGGTATGTGGATGACAAGCAGTTCAACGTGATTGACATTACACCCGCGAATCTCAGCGAGTTTCACAACGATTATTTCTTCATCATGAACATAGCTGTAGGAGGCAATTGGCCAGGGAGTCCCAATAGTTCTACCGTGTTTCCACAAACAATGAAAGTGGATTATATCAGAATTTTTCAAGATAACATATGA
- a CDS encoding PKD domain-containing protein, which yields MKKTRLIYALCSVLIMGIITTGCKDDEGGDPQVGDPIASFQAAVDETDFFQVTFTNFSQNATVFTWDFGDGVGTSTDKDPVYTYTAGGKYSVKLTAANEAGTTAEFSADVTVTDPDAQLTLLSGTSSKTWKLLREGGAALGIGPDEATWYSWWTLSNDGSRSCLFDDEFIYHRDGTFEFQANGTFWGEADYYAESDKADLNENCIEESVANLTVDGVDYSAWLSSDTHSYEYSSSAGTITLTGAGAWMGLYKLGSATYNPKGTTPPASTSFSAVLADGGDSGVDTLTIGFQYEAEYWRAIYVSYANPTDEPEMLTEAPVFGEDLADITPATMSHSFASANDFVELGTLAGGSIITVGVDDPTDAGATKVGQFDRVATDYQEAQITVSPDAKDIQFDNLTTISLDVYLPSSNNYATTLTKVVELGLADQSATKEWWNSIYKYTSDELALDTWVTLTYQIDTPSTTPAEGTSPKDRTDLDMFYINIGGAGHTVAGTFYIRNLKFE from the coding sequence ATGAAAAAAACAAGACTAATTTACGCGCTGTGCTCGGTGTTGATTATGGGCATTATTACGACCGGATGCAAGGATGACGAAGGGGGAGACCCTCAAGTAGGAGATCCAATAGCTAGCTTTCAGGCAGCTGTTGATGAGACCGACTTCTTTCAAGTCACTTTTACGAATTTCTCTCAAAATGCTACTGTTTTCACTTGGGATTTCGGTGATGGAGTAGGCACTTCTACCGACAAAGACCCAGTATACACTTATACTGCAGGAGGCAAATATTCTGTCAAATTGACGGCAGCTAACGAAGCTGGTACTACGGCTGAGTTTTCTGCTGATGTGACCGTGACAGATCCTGATGCACAGTTGACGCTGTTGTCTGGCACATCTTCTAAGACTTGGAAATTGTTGCGAGAAGGAGGAGCAGCCCTTGGAATAGGTCCTGATGAGGCGACTTGGTACTCATGGTGGACGCTGAGCAACGATGGATCAAGAAGCTGTTTGTTTGATGATGAGTTTATTTATCATAGAGATGGTACTTTCGAATTCCAAGCCAATGGTACTTTTTGGGGTGAAGCTGATTATTATGCAGAGTCAGACAAGGCAGACTTGAATGAAAACTGTATCGAAGAGTCAGTAGCTAATCTGACTGTGGATGGTGTGGACTACAGTGCATGGCTATCTTCTGATACCCATAGTTATGAGTATAGCTCTTCGGCTGGCACGATTACACTTACAGGGGCAGGTGCTTGGATGGGCTTGTACAAATTGGGTTCTGCTACTTACAATCCCAAAGGAACTACACCACCAGCTAGTACTTCATTTTCGGCTGTTTTGGCTGATGGAGGCGACTCAGGGGTGGATACCTTGACGATAGGCTTTCAATATGAAGCTGAATATTGGAGAGCAATTTACGTCAGTTACGCCAATCCAACTGATGAACCAGAAATGTTAACCGAAGCACCTGTGTTTGGAGAAGATTTGGCAGATATTACTCCAGCTACCATGTCACATTCTTTCGCATCAGCAAATGATTTTGTAGAATTAGGAACGCTGGCAGGTGGATCTATCATTACAGTGGGTGTTGATGATCCTACTGATGCAGGTGCAACTAAGGTTGGTCAATTTGATAGAGTAGCCACTGACTATCAAGAGGCTCAGATTACAGTGAGTCCTGATGCCAAGGATATACAGTTTGACAACCTGACAACTATTTCATTGGATGTTTATCTACCGAGTTCAAATAACTATGCAACAACTCTGACGAAAGTAGTAGAACTGGGACTCGCTGATCAAAGTGCTACCAAAGAATGGTGGAATTCGATTTATAAATACACCTCCGATGAGCTGGCACTTGACACTTGGGTTACTTTGACGTATCAGATTGATACGCCGAGTACTACACCCGCAGAAGGGACTTCACCAAAAGACCGTACAGATTTGGACATGTTTTACATCAACATTGGTGGGGCAGGACATACTGTGGCTGGTACATTTTATATCAGAAACCTGAAGTTCGAATAA